One genomic segment of Methanothermobacter wolfeii includes these proteins:
- a CDS encoding NAD(P)H-hydrate dehydratase produces the protein MKPVDMNAADRNAEYLGIPGLSLMENAGRVIAEEVRGVTSGGRVAVFCGPGGNGGDGFVAARHLLNMGFDVDVYLLAHPSRIRSGDALQNLRVLEAMQPHPGGFNIIMINDSSDIPEVDADVIVDAILGTGVHGRIREPYRSAIKVINRADSFRVSVDVPSGLNPADGTVEDVAVSADLTVTFHRMKDGLREADPAVTGEVVVADIGIPGAAEVFLGPGDLLRLPSRDPGSHKGENGRVLVVGGSRYYSGAPALAGLSALRVGADLVTVACPTRAAAALRSTSPDLIVRELEGDHISLGAVDEIMELAEASDSVLMGCGAGTDPETGEAFLRIIGELEGTGKPLVLDADALKLVHASDVAGYRELVVTPHMGEFRKFFSLKSEIYGDMNERITAFQSVSSRIRGTVLLKGRTDIILQEGRVRLNRTGCPAMTVGGTGDCLAGVTVGLMAMGLSPFDSAALASFINGSAGEMAADRYGDGLKASDILEFIPRAMKMESYGL, from the coding sequence ATGAAGCCGGTTGATATGAATGCAGCTGATAGGAATGCGGAGTACCTGGGGATACCCGGACTCTCCCTCATGGAAAATGCAGGAAGGGTCATTGCAGAGGAGGTCAGGGGGGTAACCTCCGGGGGCAGGGTCGCGGTGTTCTGCGGTCCGGGGGGTAACGGCGGAGATGGCTTTGTTGCCGCACGCCACCTTCTTAACATGGGCTTTGATGTTGATGTCTATCTCCTTGCACACCCATCACGGATAAGGTCAGGGGACGCCCTTCAGAACCTGAGGGTTCTTGAGGCCATGCAGCCGCACCCCGGTGGCTTTAACATCATCATGATAAATGACTCCTCTGATATCCCTGAGGTTGATGCGGATGTCATTGTGGATGCCATCCTCGGGACAGGGGTCCATGGAAGGATAAGGGAGCCATACAGGTCAGCTATTAAGGTTATAAACCGTGCAGATTCATTCAGGGTTTCGGTTGATGTTCCAAGCGGACTCAACCCTGCTGATGGAACCGTTGAGGACGTGGCTGTCAGCGCCGACCTTACCGTGACCTTCCACAGGATGAAGGACGGTCTAAGGGAGGCGGACCCGGCGGTTACCGGTGAGGTGGTGGTGGCCGATATAGGGATACCGGGGGCCGCCGAGGTATTCCTTGGACCGGGAGACCTCCTCAGGCTGCCCTCAAGGGATCCCGGCAGCCATAAGGGAGAAAACGGCAGGGTCCTTGTGGTGGGTGGCAGCAGGTACTATTCAGGGGCACCCGCCCTTGCAGGGCTGTCGGCCCTCAGGGTCGGCGCGGATCTTGTAACGGTGGCCTGCCCCACCAGGGCCGCTGCAGCCCTCAGGTCCACCTCACCCGACCTGATAGTCAGGGAACTTGAGGGGGACCATATATCATTGGGGGCGGTTGATGAGATAATGGAACTTGCAGAGGCCTCAGATTCGGTGCTCATGGGCTGCGGTGCAGGCACCGACCCTGAAACCGGTGAAGCCTTCCTCAGGATTATAGGGGAGCTGGAGGGAACCGGAAAGCCCCTTGTACTTGATGCGGACGCCCTTAAACTGGTCCATGCATCTGATGTTGCCGGTTACAGGGAACTTGTGGTAACACCCCACATGGGTGAGTTCAGGAAGTTCTTCTCATTAAAATCAGAGATTTACGGGGACATGAATGAAAGGATAACAGCATTCCAGTCAGTATCCTCCAGGATAAGGGGCACGGTGCTCCTTAAGGGGAGAACCGACATCATACTCCAGGAGGGGAGGGTCCGTCTTAACAGGACAGGGTGCCCTGCAATGACGGTTGGAGGCACAGGGGACTGCCTTGCAGGTGTCACCGTGGGGCTCATGGCCATGGGATTATCCCCCTTTGACTCGGCGGCCCTGGCATCATTCATAAACGGATCCGCGGGTGAAATGGCTGCTGATCGTTACGGGGATGGCTTGAAGGCGTCAGATATACTTGAATTCATACCCAGGGCCATGAAGATGGAGAGTTACGGTTTATAA
- a CDS encoding argininosuccinate synthase, which produces MDKVVLAFSGGLDTSVCIKLLEEKYDMEVITACVDVGQPRHEIERPARVARELGNYRHHTIDAREEFASDYIFPAIKANAVYEGYPLSTALARPLIAKKIVEVAEKEGASAIAHGCTGKGNDQFRFEAVIRSTTDLDVIAPIRDLNLTRTEEMEYARSCGIPLPSDKLYSIDENLWGRAIEGDVLEDPAVEPPEDAFEWTKPVDETPEEPETVEIQFSGGVPVAINREELKPVEIVERANEIAGTHGIGRVDIMEDRIIGMKSREVYETPGACLLIEAHRGLEQLTLTRSELRFAEIISSTYAELVYNGLWHDPLREDLDMAINHMQRRVTGTVKVKLHRGNMRITGRSSPYSLYSEEIVSFEDKTLDQREMAGMVKNYALQAAIYRKVCRKEN; this is translated from the coding sequence ATGGATAAAGTGGTTCTTGCCTTTAGCGGAGGCCTGGACACATCCGTGTGCATAAAGCTCCTCGAGGAAAAGTATGATATGGAAGTGATAACTGCATGCGTTGATGTGGGTCAGCCGCGACATGAGATTGAAAGACCGGCCAGGGTGGCCAGGGAACTGGGTAATTACAGACATCACACAATAGACGCCAGGGAAGAGTTTGCATCAGACTACATATTCCCCGCCATAAAGGCAAATGCCGTCTACGAGGGTTACCCCCTGAGCACCGCCCTTGCAAGGCCACTCATTGCAAAGAAGATAGTTGAAGTGGCTGAGAAGGAGGGTGCCTCTGCAATAGCCCATGGCTGCACAGGTAAGGGTAACGACCAGTTCCGATTCGAGGCTGTTATAAGGTCCACAACCGACCTTGATGTGATAGCCCCAATAAGGGATCTGAACCTCACAAGGACCGAGGAGATGGAGTATGCAAGGTCCTGCGGCATACCCCTCCCATCAGACAAACTCTACAGTATAGATGAAAACCTCTGGGGACGCGCAATAGAGGGGGACGTCCTCGAGGACCCTGCTGTTGAACCACCTGAGGATGCCTTTGAATGGACAAAACCTGTGGATGAAACCCCTGAAGAACCCGAGACCGTGGAGATCCAGTTCAGTGGCGGGGTTCCGGTGGCCATAAACAGGGAGGAGCTCAAACCGGTTGAGATTGTTGAAAGGGCAAATGAGATTGCAGGCACTCATGGTATCGGAAGGGTTGATATCATGGAGGACCGTATAATCGGTATGAAGAGCCGTGAGGTCTACGAGACACCCGGAGCCTGCCTGCTGATTGAAGCCCACCGCGGACTTGAACAGCTCACACTGACAAGGAGCGAACTCAGGTTCGCAGAGATCATCAGCAGCACCTACGCTGAACTCGTCTACAATGGACTGTGGCACGACCCCCTGCGTGAGGACCTTGACATGGCAATAAACCACATGCAGAGGCGTGTGACCGGGACGGTGAAGGTTAAACTCCACAGGGGCAACATGCGCATCACAGGAAGATCATCACCCTACAGCCTCTACAGTGAAGAAATAGTTTCCTTTGAAGATAAGACCCTTGACCAGCGTGAAATGGCTGGAATGGTTAAAAATTACGCGCTCCAGGCAGCCATATACAGAAAAGTCTGCAGGAAGGAAAACTGA
- a CDS encoding sensor histidine kinase, which yields MIEKIFLTEKLQDENPYEKLVNEIRSSPDYLNLILEASDPWILQDMNGFILDLSASFADKIGYDPDKLRGRYLQALRAVPLIQRSRLRIVLDRIGEGVLPEPTVFEFMDPEGQPVPLELNFRPLEISGQIFVLVTARDASGRLDEAEKLGRKVEELENIIGNLYRQIDRNLQIITSIVNLQFPYIKDDADFELLRDTQNRLKSIRKAYEKLIQENSFDSINFSGYARSIVSGILSTYSPEPGNIKLELYFEDADMPLDLAVPMGMILSELLSNSFRHAFTDGRDGRIRAVFRNKEDHYMLEVRDNGMGFPDGVGFENSDTLGLQLVRNLINQIEAKLDYTLSPGTCFRIKVLKPGIND from the coding sequence ATGATTGAAAAAATTTTCTTAACTGAGAAACTGCAGGATGAAAACCCGTATGAAAAACTGGTGAATGAAATACGTTCATCACCAGATTACCTTAATCTGATCCTTGAAGCATCTGATCCCTGGATCCTACAGGATATGAATGGGTTCATACTGGACCTGAGCGCTTCATTTGCAGATAAAATTGGCTATGATCCCGATAAACTCAGGGGCAGGTATCTGCAGGCCCTCAGGGCGGTTCCACTCATACAGAGGTCAAGGCTGAGGATAGTCCTGGACAGGATAGGGGAGGGAGTACTCCCTGAACCCACTGTTTTTGAATTCATGGATCCTGAAGGCCAGCCAGTTCCCCTGGAACTCAATTTCAGACCCCTCGAGATTTCAGGACAGATTTTTGTACTTGTGACTGCGAGGGATGCTTCGGGAAGGCTGGATGAGGCTGAAAAACTTGGAAGAAAGGTTGAGGAACTTGAGAACATCATAGGCAACCTTTACAGACAGATCGACAGGAACCTGCAGATCATAACGAGTATTGTGAACCTCCAGTTCCCCTACATAAAGGATGATGCCGACTTCGAACTTCTCAGGGATACCCAGAACCGGCTTAAATCCATAAGAAAGGCATATGAGAAACTCATCCAGGAGAATTCCTTTGACAGTATAAACTTCTCAGGATACGCAAGGAGTATTGTATCGGGGATTTTAAGCACCTACTCCCCTGAACCCGGTAACATAAAGCTTGAACTTTACTTTGAGGATGCTGACATGCCCCTGGATCTGGCGGTGCCAATGGGGATGATACTCTCAGAACTCCTTTCAAACAGTTTCAGGCACGCCTTCACAGATGGACGTGATGGAAGGATAAGGGCGGTTTTCAGGAATAAGGAAGACCATTACATGCTTGAAGTCAGGGATAACGGGATGGGGTTCCCGGATGGTGTTGGCTTTGAAAACTCGGATACCCTGGGACTCCAGCTCGTTAGGAACCTCATCAATCAGATTGAGGCAAAGCTGGATTACACGCTCTCACCAGGCACATGTTTCAGGATAAAGGTTCTAAAGCCGGGGATCAATGATTGA
- a CDS encoding ion channel has translation MPPQKSFMENAYYVPLSVIYYALAALLALMIYGVIGSIYIMGLDFYNAIYFTVITIATVGYGDITPLTVTP, from the coding sequence ATGCCACCACAGAAGAGCTTCATGGAGAACGCATACTATGTTCCTCTCTCGGTAATCTACTATGCCCTGGCAGCACTCCTGGCACTCATGATCTACGGTGTTATTGGATCAATCTATATAATGGGCCTTGACTTCTACAATGCAATCTACTTCACGGTTATAACCATTGCAACGGTGGGTTACGGTGATATAACCCCCCTTACCGTGACCCCCTGA
- a CDS encoding pro-sigmaK processing inhibitor BofA family protein, producing METMSLLILVVLGTFLIAGGLALLRVLLSVGRTLITVAANMLTGLLILICVNMLPFINLPLNLLTILVAGFGGIAGVGILIIGNIAGFI from the coding sequence ATGGAGACCATGTCGCTCCTTATCCTTGTGGTCCTCGGGACCTTCCTCATAGCAGGGGGCCTGGCCCTCCTCAGGGTCCTCCTCAGCGTGGGAAGGACCCTCATCACGGTTGCAGCTAACATGTTAACGGGCCTCCTTATCCTCATCTGTGTTAACATGCTGCCCTTCATCAACCTACCCCTTAACCTCCTCACCATCCTCGTGGCCGGTTTTGGAGGAATCGCAGGGGTGGGGATACTGATAATAGGAAATATTGCGGGTTTCATTTAA
- the fhcD gene encoding formylmethanofuran--tetrahydromethanopterin N-formyltransferase — translation MEINGVEIEDTFAEAFGIKVSRVLVTAATKKLARIAATEATGYGTSVIGCPAEAGIDSYIPPEETPDGRPGYTIMICNPSKKNLDHELLERVGMGILTAPTTAVFDALEDEDEKLNIGFKLKFFGDGYEKELEIEGRKIHSIPIMSGDFLIESELGIKDGVAGGNFFIMGDSQASALLAAQAAVDAIEAVEGTITPFPGGVVASGSKVGSNKYKFLNASTNEKMCVTLKDEVEGSEIPENVNGVYEIVIDGVNEEAVREAMKEGIKAACTVPGIIKISAGNYGGNLGAYKIKLHELF, via the coding sequence ATGGAGATAAACGGTGTTGAAATAGAAGACACATTTGCAGAGGCCTTTGGGATTAAGGTTTCAAGGGTCCTTGTAACTGCTGCAACAAAAAAACTTGCCAGAATAGCTGCAACAGAGGCAACGGGTTACGGAACATCTGTCATAGGCTGCCCTGCAGAGGCTGGCATAGACAGCTACATCCCACCGGAGGAAACACCCGATGGAAGACCAGGATACACCATAATGATCTGCAACCCATCCAAGAAGAACCTTGACCATGAACTCCTTGAAAGGGTGGGTATGGGTATACTCACAGCACCCACCACAGCAGTCTTCGATGCCCTTGAAGATGAGGATGAGAAGCTGAACATAGGTTTCAAGCTCAAGTTCTTCGGAGACGGGTATGAGAAGGAACTTGAAATCGAAGGCAGGAAGATCCACTCAATACCAATAATGTCAGGCGACTTCCTCATCGAGAGCGAACTCGGAATAAAGGATGGAGTTGCCGGTGGAAACTTCTTCATAATGGGTGACAGTCAGGCATCAGCCCTCCTGGCGGCACAGGCAGCAGTGGATGCAATAGAAGCTGTTGAAGGCACAATCACACCCTTCCCGGGTGGTGTGGTGGCTTCAGGTTCCAAGGTGGGTTCAAACAAGTACAAATTCCTGAATGCATCCACCAATGAGAAGATGTGCGTCACCCTCAAGGACGAGGTTGAGGGCAGTGAAATCCCTGAGAACGTCAACGGTGTCTATGAGATAGTCATCGACGGTGTAAATGAGGAAGCAGTCAGGGAGGCCATGAAGGAGGGTATAAAGGCTGCCTGCACGGTTCCGGGCATAATCAAGATAAGCGCCGGGAACTATGGAGGTAACCTTGGAGCGTACAAGATAAAACTCCACGAACTCTTCTGA
- a CDS encoding 3H domain-containing protein — protein sequence MKEESYGDITPLTVTQKIFSVTLALGGVGLIAYVFSLTVSVVAMTLQETISGARIRRLMRSMNNHFILCGFGRVGSSVFNELKKRNQKAIIIEKDREIVEKELWDDPEVLAIPESATDEETLMSAGIKRARGVIIATGDDVDNLFITLTCRELNPDIWIVTRASKKENVRRLYRAGADRVVSPEISGGEDIYFAAMEPTMVRITVKHDVDDIGREAEIIVKYGCTLEDIEYHLPEFREPLIRKIGVSSREEVERFLRSLEEDRNRKASLTRIYESVSGIHSHWISGPDRESLNRALDELKREGILLGVNLDEDEIKEVARKYGRIVEIIIRPEMSVVENHGVEDIRREAEIIINHGCTIEDIEYYLPGFSEPLRRNVGVDSMEDVDRFIQTLRSDSRKLESLDRLYTLSGGGIHSHRISGPDTKSLERVEKELRDAGFLLGVNLNLQEIKSLIQKSGRVAEMLIKHGVEETDDKEIIIRHGGRILDAKHYLPGVRQVVTRNLNIRNREDLERCQEELKKPDARRSLTALYSISRNIHSHTVAADSVRAIKKIEAELRKRNILLGVNLTEEEIWEIVENEMMEKFCIE from the coding sequence ATGAAGGAAGAAAGTTACGGTGATATAACCCCCCTTACCGTGACCCAGAAGATATTCTCGGTCACCCTTGCCCTTGGTGGTGTGGGGCTAATTGCATACGTCTTCAGTTTAACCGTCTCGGTGGTGGCAATGACCCTCCAGGAAACCATTTCAGGTGCAAGGATACGCAGGTTAATGAGATCGATGAACAACCATTTTATTCTATGTGGTTTTGGCCGTGTGGGATCTTCGGTTTTTAATGAACTCAAGAAGAGGAATCAGAAGGCTATAATAATTGAAAAGGATCGTGAAATAGTTGAAAAGGAACTCTGGGATGATCCAGAGGTCCTGGCCATACCAGAAAGCGCCACCGATGAGGAAACCCTGATGTCGGCCGGTATAAAAAGGGCCAGGGGCGTGATAATAGCCACCGGCGACGACGTCGACAACCTCTTCATAACCCTCACCTGCAGGGAGCTGAACCCGGATATATGGATAGTTACGAGGGCCAGTAAAAAGGAGAACGTAAGGAGGCTCTACCGTGCAGGAGCTGACCGTGTGGTTTCACCAGAGATCAGCGGCGGTGAGGACATATACTTCGCGGCCATGGAACCCACAATGGTCAGGATCACCGTGAAGCATGATGTTGATGATATCGGGAGGGAGGCCGAGATAATAGTTAAGTATGGCTGCACCCTGGAGGACATAGAGTATCATCTTCCAGAGTTCAGGGAACCCCTCATCAGGAAGATAGGCGTTTCCAGCAGGGAGGAGGTTGAAAGGTTCCTCAGGAGTCTTGAAGAGGACAGGAACAGGAAGGCCTCCCTTACCAGAATATATGAATCTGTAAGCGGGATACACTCCCACTGGATATCCGGGCCTGACAGGGAAAGCCTGAACAGGGCGCTTGATGAACTGAAAAGGGAAGGCATCCTCCTGGGTGTGAACCTGGATGAGGATGAGATAAAGGAGGTTGCAAGGAAATACGGGCGTATCGTTGAGATAATAATCAGGCCCGAGATGAGTGTCGTTGAAAACCATGGGGTGGAGGATATCCGGAGGGAGGCTGAGATCATAATAAACCATGGATGCACCATAGAGGACATAGAGTACTATCTCCCTGGCTTTTCAGAGCCCCTGAGGCGTAATGTCGGTGTGGATTCAATGGAGGATGTTGACCGCTTCATCCAAACACTGAGGAGCGATTCACGTAAGCTTGAATCCCTTGACCGCCTCTACACCCTCTCAGGTGGGGGTATACACAGCCACAGGATCTCAGGCCCTGACACAAAGAGTCTTGAAAGGGTTGAGAAGGAACTCAGGGATGCCGGTTTCCTCCTGGGCGTTAACCTTAACCTCCAGGAGATCAAGTCCCTGATCCAGAAATCCGGGAGGGTTGCTGAGATGCTGATAAAGCATGGTGTGGAGGAGACCGATGACAAGGAGATCATAATCAGACATGGGGGCCGCATACTTGATGCCAAGCACTACCTCCCGGGGGTCCGCCAGGTCGTCACCAGGAACCTTAACATCAGGAACAGGGAGGACCTTGAGAGGTGTCAGGAGGAACTGAAGAAACCCGATGCCAGGAGATCCCTCACAGCCCTCTACAGCATATCAAGGAACATCCACTCCCATACCGTTGCAGCGGATAGTGTCCGGGCTATAAAGAAGATTGAAGCCGAACTCAGAAAGAGGAACATCCTTCTTGGTGTGAACCTCACCGAGGAGGAGATATGGGAGATCGTTGAAAATGAAATGATGGAAAAATTCTGTATAGAATGA